In Alkalihalobacillus sp. TS-13, the following are encoded in one genomic region:
- a CDS encoding polysaccharide deacetylase family protein encodes MQIVLWIVSIGAILFLSYGIVPTVLLRMLSIGMVKKGELKQTLALTFDDGPNPVYTPQVLDLLKKYDVKATFFVVAEKALDHPDLIRRLKQEGHSIGIHHYHHTNSWFLTPWSTKREITKSAEIIENLTGVKPVYYRPPYGRFNLFTNIFARGYTIVLWSAIFQDWRKGPDSSGLQQRLIAQISEGQIYLLHDDGEDGGADSDAPIQMIEALKRFLPHVRRRGFHCVSLEEHLGKKTTVEQKWSV; translated from the coding sequence ATGCAGATAGTCTTGTGGATCGTCAGCATTGGGGCGATACTTTTTCTTTCATACGGAATCGTTCCGACTGTGCTGTTACGAATGCTTTCAATAGGCATGGTGAAAAAAGGGGAATTAAAGCAAACACTTGCTCTGACGTTTGACGATGGTCCGAATCCGGTCTATACCCCACAAGTGTTGGATTTATTGAAAAAATATGATGTCAAAGCGACCTTTTTTGTCGTTGCTGAAAAAGCTCTTGATCATCCGGATCTTATCAGACGGCTGAAACAAGAGGGGCATTCGATTGGAATCCATCACTATCACCATACAAACAGCTGGTTCCTTACGCCATGGTCTACAAAACGAGAAATAACCAAAAGTGCGGAAATCATCGAAAATCTGACTGGCGTAAAACCAGTTTATTATCGTCCTCCATATGGACGATTCAATTTGTTTACGAATATTTTTGCAAGAGGTTATACAATTGTGCTCTGGTCTGCGATTTTTCAAGATTGGCGAAAAGGACCTGATTCGAGCGGATTACAACAGCGTTTGATCGCCCAGATATCAGAAGGGCAGATTTACCTGCTTCATGATGATGGTGAGGATGGTGGAGCAGATTCAGATGCCCCGATACAGATGATCGAAGCACTGAAAAGATTCCTTCCACATGTACGACGCCGTGGTTTCCATTGTGTGTCGTTAGAGGAACACCTGGGTAAAAAAACAACAGTAGAACAGAAGTGGTCGGTATGA
- a CDS encoding TIM barrel protein: MKNRLSVSGSTIMSDPAQFEKLFWEGSEDVEIGEFDSQPSFDRFLKLCRKKNAIFGVHSPLFKNGSKYDLIEKVQVEPEHAWVQLEKEAEKLSQLGAEYILVHFPYFKSKKTETDPNKLIEYGLKRLHVIQEKYQISIVCEPKLGFQRSPDGIRYLHHFPEDTWRQYGLKLCIDIGDYLIATGKLAMEYISKWEKHIHVAHIHNVAFIGDKYIWTPVHPSYEGNLEHYELEPILRYLAGIGGIRFVFEHTPHLTPSDEFVEEGYQWVKSIIKDEMCRVR; this comes from the coding sequence TTGAAAAATCGATTGAGTGTATCCGGAAGTACGATCATGTCTGATCCTGCTCAATTTGAAAAGTTGTTTTGGGAGGGGAGCGAGGACGTTGAAATCGGTGAATTTGATAGTCAACCATCGTTTGATCGATTTTTGAAATTGTGCAGAAAAAAGAATGCGATCTTCGGAGTCCATTCTCCTCTTTTCAAGAACGGAAGCAAATACGATTTGATCGAAAAGGTTCAAGTGGAGCCGGAACATGCTTGGGTACAATTAGAAAAAGAAGCTGAAAAACTATCCCAGCTTGGAGCAGAATATATTCTTGTCCATTTTCCTTATTTTAAAAGCAAAAAGACAGAAACCGATCCGAATAAGCTGATAGAATATGGATTGAAAAGGCTTCACGTAATCCAAGAAAAATACCAGATCTCTATCGTGTGTGAACCCAAGCTTGGTTTTCAGCGTTCTCCTGATGGCATCCGTTACCTGCATCATTTTCCAGAAGACACATGGAGGCAGTATGGTTTGAAACTTTGCATCGATATCGGGGATTACTTGATCGCAACCGGAAAACTTGCAATGGAGTATATTTCGAAATGGGAAAAACATATACATGTGGCCCATATACATAACGTGGCGTTCATAGGTGATAAATATATTTGGACCCCTGTCCATCCTTCCTATGAGGGAAACCTTGAGCATTACGAGCTAGAACCGATTCTTCGTTATCTGGCGGGGATAGGAGGCATCAGGTTCGTATTCGAGCATACTCCACATTTGACCCCAAGTGATGAGTTCGTTGAAGAAGGTTATCAGTGGGTGAAAAGCATAATAAAAGATGAGATGTGCCGGGTGAGGTAG
- a CDS encoding ABC transporter substrate-binding protein yields MKDLSYYQLRAFLYPREKERSAAFKLSELEQVWYCTQKNVKRKLKKFEADNLVVYEPGRGRGNASKLKFPLSFQEEIETTVTNFVEDERMDDLMHLLQLPIPKSWIANISDKIQTLFGVQSKSPMKDVLRLRCSNHTRFFPGVGVIFRNELTSLDPAQVSITFESYLVQQLGDSLVTYDSEKDTIKPHLAHHWRVDAEHKTWSFYLRKGVRFHHQRILTSEDVLHTFNRIKRGSPYYWMTEEIERIDCPSPFIVTFHLKKANPFFARYLSTHNLAILPADVQFDDNEWIGTGPFKLKEKSEKKLVLEAFDHYFLERPLLDEIEFWKVPQPTAGEVSFQIEGAKDSEGFLEKEEIEVGFRFFAFNFNRQSAIHHPSFRKAIYHLLDVKQMYRDLGREEPIEASSYFHWKSEVQNRDLTQVERLLRESGYKGEELSLYSLDYARAIEEAEWLIKEAGRYGVHFRHVPFRIDDFYSSELEGKADVLFMGEVASHDHHLSFLGAFKNDALLFRRLLGKEHLEKIDGWLERFKREAAADDREKWIEEIEGYINMNRLFLYMNHPVKRRSYHPMIQDVQFASFGNVDLRKLWIQ; encoded by the coding sequence ATGAAAGACTTATCCTATTACCAACTGCGAGCTTTCCTTTATCCAAGGGAAAAAGAAAGGTCAGCCGCGTTCAAACTGAGTGAACTTGAACAGGTCTGGTATTGTACTCAGAAAAATGTTAAACGGAAATTGAAAAAATTTGAAGCGGATAATCTTGTGGTCTATGAACCTGGCAGAGGAAGAGGCAATGCTTCTAAACTAAAATTTCCACTGTCTTTTCAAGAGGAGATCGAAACGACCGTCACCAACTTTGTGGAAGATGAGCGGATGGATGATCTGATGCATCTTTTGCAGCTTCCAATTCCGAAGTCCTGGATCGCCAACATCTCTGACAAAATCCAAACGCTTTTTGGGGTGCAATCCAAAAGTCCGATGAAAGATGTTTTACGATTGCGGTGTTCCAATCACACACGGTTTTTTCCCGGTGTGGGCGTGATCTTCAGAAATGAGCTCACGAGTCTTGACCCTGCCCAAGTATCGATCACCTTTGAAAGCTATCTTGTCCAGCAGCTCGGCGACAGTCTCGTTACTTACGACTCGGAAAAAGATACGATCAAACCGCATCTGGCCCATCACTGGCGGGTGGATGCAGAACATAAAACGTGGAGCTTTTATCTGAGAAAAGGGGTTCGGTTCCATCATCAACGGATTCTGACAAGTGAGGATGTCCTTCATACGTTCAATCGGATCAAGCGCGGCTCACCGTATTATTGGATGACGGAAGAAATCGAACGGATTGACTGTCCTTCGCCTTTTATCGTCACGTTCCATTTGAAAAAAGCGAATCCATTTTTCGCTCGGTACCTCAGCACGCATAATCTTGCCATTCTACCTGCCGATGTCCAGTTCGATGACAATGAGTGGATCGGGACAGGGCCGTTCAAGCTGAAAGAGAAATCAGAAAAGAAGTTGGTTCTTGAGGCATTCGATCATTATTTTCTGGAGCGCCCATTATTAGATGAGATCGAATTTTGGAAGGTGCCGCAACCAACAGCGGGAGAGGTCAGTTTTCAAATCGAGGGGGCGAAGGATAGTGAAGGATTCCTCGAGAAAGAAGAAATCGAAGTCGGTTTCAGGTTTTTCGCATTCAATTTCAACCGGCAATCTGCCATCCATCATCCCTCGTTCCGGAAAGCAATCTATCATTTGTTGGATGTGAAGCAAATGTATCGTGATCTGGGACGTGAAGAACCGATCGAGGCATCGAGTTATTTTCATTGGAAATCGGAAGTGCAAAACCGTGACCTTACTCAAGTTGAACGGTTGCTTAGAGAGTCTGGTTACAAAGGAGAGGAGCTCAGCCTTTATTCGCTTGATTATGCGCGAGCGATTGAAGAGGCTGAATGGCTGATAAAAGAGGCGGGCAGGTACGGGGTGCATTTCCGTCATGTTCCTTTCCGGATCGATGATTTCTACTCCTCGGAATTGGAGGGAAAAGCTGATGTGCTCTTCATGGGCGAGGTAGCCTCGCATGATCATCATCTGTCGTTTTTGGGTGCTTTTAAAAATGACGCCCTATTGTTCCGGCGGTTGTTGGGGAAAGAACATCTTGAAAAAATCGATGGATGGCTTGAAAGGTTTAAACGGGAAGCTGCAGCTGATGATCGTGAAAAGTGGATAGAGGAAATTGAAGGTTATATAAACATGAACCGGCTGTTTCTGTACATGAATCATCCTGTAAAACGGCGGAGCTATCACCCGATGATCCAGGACGTACAATTCGCCTCCTTCGGCAATGTCGATCTGCGTAAACTATGGATTCAGTGA
- a CDS encoding O-acetylhomoserine aminocarboxypropyltransferase/cysteine synthase family protein: MSEKKKYRFETVGVHGGLEADPVTGARALPIYQSNAYKFQDTDHAANLFGLQEEGYIYSRIGNPTVNVVEERVAELEGGLAALAFASGMAAISAAIFNVAESGDEIVSASTLYGGTYNLFSTTLPKHGITTHFVDPKEPENFRRAITPNTKAIFAETLGNPGLHVLDIEGVAKVAHEAGIPLIVDNTLATPYLLRPIEHGADIVVHSATKWLGGNGTTMGGLIVDAGKFDWNSPKFPGFTEPDHSYNGIVYAEALPELAFIIKARVQLLRDTGAALSPFNAFQLALGLETLHVRVKEHVANARKVVEYLENHPGVDWVLYPEQENHPSKQLTNKYLPKGAGSVVVFGINGGREAGAAVINNVELWSHLANVGDAKSLIIHPASTTHQQLRPEELPSTGVTEDLIRLSVGIENVEDLIEDLEQAIEAATGLTSKVEQVNS, encoded by the coding sequence ATGAGTGAAAAGAAAAAGTATCGTTTTGAAACAGTTGGGGTACATGGAGGTCTTGAAGCGGATCCGGTGACAGGAGCGAGAGCATTACCGATCTACCAGTCGAACGCATACAAATTCCAGGATACCGACCATGCTGCAAACCTTTTTGGACTGCAAGAAGAAGGCTATATCTATTCACGAATTGGGAATCCAACGGTCAATGTCGTCGAGGAACGGGTAGCAGAGCTCGAAGGAGGGCTCGCGGCATTAGCTTTCGCAAGCGGCATGGCAGCAATTTCGGCTGCGATTTTCAATGTTGCCGAGTCCGGTGATGAAATCGTATCAGCTTCCACGTTATACGGCGGCACGTACAATCTGTTCTCGACTACACTGCCGAAACATGGAATCACGACTCATTTCGTCGATCCGAAGGAACCAGAAAATTTTCGCAGAGCCATCACACCAAATACGAAAGCGATTTTTGCTGAAACGCTCGGAAATCCAGGGTTGCATGTCCTCGATATCGAAGGAGTTGCGAAAGTTGCGCACGAAGCTGGTATTCCCCTTATTGTGGACAACACGCTAGCAACACCTTACTTGTTGAGGCCGATTGAACATGGAGCAGATATCGTCGTCCATTCAGCAACGAAATGGCTTGGCGGCAATGGAACCACGATGGGAGGACTCATTGTCGATGCTGGTAAATTCGATTGGAATTCTCCGAAGTTCCCTGGATTCACAGAACCTGACCATAGTTATAACGGAATCGTGTATGCCGAAGCGCTACCGGAACTCGCCTTTATCATAAAAGCGCGCGTCCAACTGTTACGGGATACAGGGGCAGCGTTAAGTCCGTTCAACGCCTTCCAACTGGCACTTGGCCTGGAAACGTTGCATGTGCGGGTGAAAGAACATGTTGCGAACGCTCGGAAAGTGGTTGAGTATCTCGAGAACCATCCGGGAGTCGATTGGGTGCTTTATCCTGAGCAGGAAAACCACCCGTCCAAACAGCTTACGAATAAATACTTACCGAAGGGCGCAGGTTCCGTGGTCGTTTTCGGGATCAACGGCGGCCGGGAGGCAGGTGCAGCAGTGATCAACAATGTTGAGTTGTGGTCACACCTTGCGAACGTTGGAGATGCGAAAAGTCTGATCATTCATCCGGCGAGTACGACCCACCAGCAGCTGCGACCGGAAGAACTCCCATCCACTGGCGTGACAGAAGACCTCATCCGGTTGTCCGTCGGTATTGAAAACGTCGAGGATCTGATCGAAGACCTGGAACAAGCGATTGAAGCGGCTACAGGATTAACATCTAAGGTTGAACAAGTGAACAGCTGA
- a CDS encoding DUF4386 domain-containing protein has translation MKPYRMTAVIVGVLYIIGTVSGILSLVVTRNLLAGEDFLTRIAANPTQLNLGAFFVLLMGLSLTAMPVFLYPLFKKKNEALALGMVVFRGPLEGGTYILMVVSWLLLGVFSKEFTATGAEAASLQVIGNVLLQANDIMSPVLTIVFIIGAMLLYTLFYLTKLIPRWLSGWGLIGAIIYVAVDLLKLFGLNLHLDILYMPLAVQEMAMALWLIIKGFNQAALDGLLTDNHSV, from the coding sequence ATGAAACCTTACAGAATGACTGCAGTGATCGTAGGAGTCCTCTACATCATCGGGACGGTATCGGGGATTTTAAGCCTTGTTGTTACCAGGAATCTGCTTGCTGGAGAGGATTTTCTAACCAGAATTGCCGCAAATCCGACACAGCTTAATCTGGGCGCATTTTTCGTGCTCTTGATGGGGCTTTCGTTAACGGCGATGCCTGTTTTCCTGTACCCACTCTTTAAAAAAAAGAATGAAGCCCTGGCACTAGGGATGGTTGTTTTCCGAGGTCCACTAGAGGGAGGCACATATATCTTAATGGTAGTCAGTTGGTTATTGTTAGGTGTGTTCAGCAAAGAATTCACAGCCACTGGGGCAGAAGCGGCTTCATTACAGGTTATTGGCAATGTCCTGCTTCAGGCCAATGACATCATGAGCCCTGTTTTGACTATTGTTTTTATCATCGGGGCAATGTTGTTGTACACTCTCTTCTATCTCACCAAACTTATCCCTCGTTGGTTGTCCGGCTGGGGCTTGATCGGAGCGATTATCTATGTGGCTGTCGATTTATTAAAGTTATTTGGACTAAACCTTCACTTGGATATCTTATATATGCCCTTGGCCGTGCAGGAGATGGCAATGGCACTCTGGCTAATCATCAAGGGATTCAACCAAGCGGCGCTTGATGGGCTCCTGACTGATAATCACAGTGTTTAG
- a CDS encoding DedA family protein: MNQENIMFALETYGYWIILVTLFCGVIGIPAPEETFLVLIGMLTAQHHLEMIWTGLSAFCGSLSGMLTAYLIGRFLGLPFMAKYGRFLKVTPARWERMSAKFHRYGTLTILFGLFIPGLRQLAPYIAGTSRYPFVVYMVFSIIGSALWALSYIIVGFFIGDQIPLNYLPWVGVAALLLFIGTILIKKRSMKGGSRA, encoded by the coding sequence ATGAATCAGGAAAACATCATGTTTGCCCTTGAAACCTATGGATATTGGATCATACTTGTTACGCTTTTTTGCGGTGTCATCGGAATTCCTGCACCCGAAGAGACGTTTCTTGTCTTGATTGGCATGCTTACCGCACAACATCACCTGGAGATGATTTGGACTGGGCTCAGCGCTTTTTGCGGCAGTCTTTCAGGTATGTTGACCGCTTATTTGATCGGGCGGTTTCTTGGCCTTCCTTTCATGGCAAAATACGGGCGTTTTTTAAAAGTCACTCCAGCTCGTTGGGAGAGGATGAGTGCCAAATTCCATCGTTATGGGACTTTGACGATTTTATTCGGACTGTTCATTCCGGGTTTGAGGCAGCTTGCACCTTATATTGCAGGCACAAGCCGTTATCCATTTGTGGTATATATGGTCTTCTCAATTATCGGAAGTGCGCTTTGGGCGCTCAGTTATATTATCGTTGGTTTCTTTATCGGCGACCAAATCCCGTTAAATTATCTTCCGTGGGTCGGTGTGGCAGCATTATTGCTCTTCATCGGAACGATATTGATCAAAAAAAGAAGCATGAAAGGAGGGAGCAGAGCATGA
- a CDS encoding homoserine O-acetyltransferase yields MGNPNFYKTGSVQIPNFTLESGEKLDEIELAYERCGPRNAPVILVCHALTGNQYTVGTKDDPGWWHGLAGDGSYIDTRRFQVITFNVLGGCHGSTGPASTNPGDGEAYQSKFPGLTVRDLVEVQFVALNILEINHLRAVIGGSLGGMQVLEWGIMYPDFIDSIFPIAVTPQFSDYAIAFNHISSVAIQQDPAWREGNLPKQGLSLARMIGMITYRSDVLFEERFDRNHIIKDGLSTYDIESYLSYQGEKLTERFDAHSYLRLLDVMNSHDLGRERGGLENAMHHLHVPVFAISFTRDLLYPPEKMREFVTRIQQLGGAAEFYEVDSKFGHDGFLVEFEKWGHIIENRLAELALEDARLEA; encoded by the coding sequence GTGGGGAACCCTAATTTTTATAAAACAGGATCGGTTCAAATCCCGAATTTCACACTGGAATCTGGTGAAAAACTTGATGAAATCGAGCTCGCCTATGAAAGGTGCGGACCGCGTAATGCTCCAGTCATCCTAGTCTGTCATGCTCTGACCGGTAATCAATACACAGTCGGTACAAAAGATGATCCCGGCTGGTGGCATGGTTTAGCCGGTGATGGCAGTTATATCGATACGAGGCGTTTTCAGGTCATCACATTCAACGTGCTCGGCGGCTGCCACGGATCAACCGGACCGGCGTCCACGAATCCTGGAGACGGTGAAGCTTATCAGAGTAAATTCCCTGGTTTAACGGTTCGCGACTTGGTCGAAGTGCAGTTCGTAGCACTGAACATTCTAGAAATCAATCATTTGAGAGCGGTCATTGGTGGCTCGCTCGGTGGGATGCAGGTGCTCGAATGGGGAATCATGTATCCGGATTTCATCGACAGCATCTTTCCGATTGCGGTTACTCCACAGTTCAGTGATTACGCAATTGCATTCAACCACATTTCGAGTGTGGCGATACAGCAAGATCCAGCCTGGCGTGAAGGGAACCTTCCGAAACAAGGTTTGAGTCTGGCGAGGATGATTGGCATGATTACCTACCGATCTGACGTGCTTTTTGAAGAGCGTTTCGATCGGAACCATATCATAAAAGACGGCCTGTCCACTTACGATATCGAATCATACTTATCTTATCAGGGAGAGAAGTTGACCGAGCGCTTTGATGCACACAGTTATCTCCGTCTTCTTGATGTGATGAACAGCCATGATTTGGGTCGTGAGCGAGGTGGTCTGGAAAATGCGATGCATCATCTTCATGTTCCGGTATTTGCGATCAGTTTTACACGGGATTTGCTTTACCCGCCTGAAAAGATGCGTGAGTTCGTGACAAGGATTCAACAGCTAGGCGGCGCTGCTGAGTTTTATGAAGTGGATTCAAAATTCGGGCATGATGGATTCTTGGTAGAGTTCGAGAAATGGGGGCACATCATAGAGAATCGCTTGGCTGAACTTGCCCTTGAGGATGCGAGATTAGAAGCTTAA
- a CDS encoding GNAT family N-acetyltransferase — MNFTMNFRKANEDDLPAIVRLLADDELGSKRERNTEPLPADYYEAFAAIEAQVGNQIILAIDDQTVIGCLQLTIIPGLARQGMKRAQIEGVRVDKRYRGKGVGEALFKEAIVISKSEKCGLVQLTTDKRREEAHRFYNRLGFLASHEGMKLIF; from the coding sequence GTGAATTTTACAATGAATTTTCGAAAAGCAAATGAAGATGATTTACCAGCTATTGTTCGCTTACTTGCCGATGATGAATTAGGGTCCAAACGTGAACGTAATACAGAGCCTTTGCCGGCTGATTATTATGAAGCATTTGCGGCAATTGAAGCACAAGTTGGGAATCAGATTATTTTAGCTATTGACGATCAAACGGTGATTGGCTGCCTTCAGTTAACGATCATTCCTGGTTTAGCAAGACAAGGGATGAAACGAGCACAAATAGAAGGGGTACGTGTCGATAAGCGCTACCGTGGAAAAGGGGTAGGAGAAGCCTTATTTAAAGAAGCGATCGTAATTTCGAAATCTGAGAAATGTGGTCTTGTCCAATTAACAACCGACAAGAGACGTGAAGAGGCACACCGTTTTTATAATAGATTAGGTTTTTTGGCGAGTCATGAAGGTATGAAACTAATCTTTTAA
- a CDS encoding MFS transporter translates to MLKDLHPNIRIRIYTSFLSRLIGSMIFPFMAIYFTNAINAFWAGTLLLINVIIQFVAGLYGGYLADILGRKRMMVTGEWMKVIGFVGMILANSPWYTSPWVTFSMMTIIGIASGLVNPAAEAMLIDVSTKETRAFMYAINYWAVNMSLMLGLIVGGFLYKTHFFELLLALFLMSLVTLWMTSTLIHETFTPEGTTTKPYGIKPILQSYKTVITDIPFVLFILGGIAVLSIEFQRNNFIAVRLEKEIIPKTYSLFGGLDMSIDGVKLLSLLTVENTIIIVFFTGIVAKWIRNKPEQPIMYTGFILFGLGYGILAFSNDLMTLALAVVVLSIGELMYVPTRQSILADIVDDSKRGAYMAFNGFVFQIGKMVGALGIIVGEAIGGVGMGVLYFVFALFGIVFARMAIQIRTVKGKIRNEKAV, encoded by the coding sequence ATGTTGAAAGATTTACATCCGAATATTCGAATACGTATTTACACATCTTTTCTAAGCAGATTGATCGGGTCCATGATTTTTCCGTTCATGGCGATCTATTTTACAAATGCGATAAATGCTTTCTGGGCTGGTACGTTGTTATTGATCAACGTCATCATCCAATTCGTTGCTGGATTATATGGCGGGTACCTGGCCGATATTTTAGGTCGTAAAAGAATGATGGTGACGGGAGAATGGATGAAGGTGATCGGATTCGTCGGGATGATTCTCGCCAACTCACCCTGGTACACCTCTCCATGGGTGACCTTTTCCATGATGACGATCATCGGAATCGCCTCCGGACTTGTCAATCCCGCTGCTGAAGCGATGTTGATCGATGTCAGTACAAAAGAAACGCGCGCATTCATGTATGCAATCAATTACTGGGCAGTGAACATGTCACTCATGCTTGGATTGATTGTTGGAGGTTTCTTATATAAAACGCACTTTTTCGAGTTGTTACTCGCCTTGTTTTTGATGTCGCTGGTCACACTCTGGATGACTTCCACACTCATCCATGAAACCTTCACACCGGAAGGCACGACAACGAAGCCATACGGAATCAAGCCGATTTTACAAAGTTATAAGACTGTCATCACAGACATTCCTTTTGTGTTATTCATACTCGGTGGAATTGCGGTGCTCTCGATCGAGTTCCAACGAAACAATTTTATCGCTGTGAGATTGGAAAAGGAGATCATTCCGAAAACTTACTCGCTTTTCGGCGGACTTGATATGTCGATCGACGGGGTGAAACTTCTGAGTTTGTTGACTGTTGAAAACACAATCATCATCGTGTTTTTCACGGGTATTGTCGCGAAATGGATCCGCAATAAGCCGGAGCAACCGATCATGTATACCGGATTCATCCTCTTCGGACTTGGTTATGGTATTTTGGCATTCTCGAACGACTTGATGACCCTCGCACTCGCTGTGGTTGTGCTCTCGATTGGGGAACTGATGTATGTACCGACACGGCAATCGATTCTTGCTGATATCGTTGATGATTCGAAACGCGGAGCTTATATGGCTTTCAACGGATTTGTTTTTCAAATCGGAAAAATGGTTGGAGCACTCGGTATCATTGTCGGGGAAGCAATCGGCGGCGTCGGTATGGGCGTTCTCTATTTCGTCTTTGCTCTGTTCGGCATCGTTTTTGCACGAATGGCAATCCAAATTCGTACAGTCAAAGGTAAAATAAGAAATGAAAAAGCCGTTTAA
- a CDS encoding galactosyldiacylglycerol synthase: MKKILFLPLFQMPSGHHRAADALIDSIENLDETIICRKIDFLSYWNEPLEKAIGNMYLKWISSLPKTYHWVYKRFMYEPKDQQTSLSIDYVNMLGFEEKMLELLKEEKPDLIVCTHCFPSAIVSRLKRKHRTSIPTVNVYTDFFVNGIWGKEHIDLHLVNDVSMKRVLMEQYDVREDQISITGIPTSDDIVSYSERHPSDKKHILVAGGSSGVGNILPMLKSVRGNARYHYTVLCGKNDKLFRELKSWNLAHIQPEGYIESREKMNMLYERADAIITKPGGITISEALKKRLIIFVHSALPGQEQFNLKGLEEKRLIIPLEDQQSEHEIALILENEWRRKQIFSRMDEYLAATESSAKKEIVKLMDSPAMLNMQPG; this comes from the coding sequence ATGAAGAAAATATTGTTTTTACCGTTGTTCCAAATGCCATCAGGCCATCACCGGGCAGCGGATGCTTTGATTGATTCGATCGAAAATTTGGATGAAACGATCATTTGTAGAAAGATTGATTTCCTTAGCTATTGGAATGAGCCATTGGAAAAGGCGATTGGAAATATGTATTTAAAATGGATCAGCTCGCTCCCAAAAACCTATCATTGGGTATACAAACGGTTTATGTATGAACCGAAAGACCAGCAGACTTCCTTGTCGATCGATTATGTGAACATGCTCGGTTTTGAAGAGAAGATGCTCGAATTATTGAAAGAAGAAAAACCTGATTTGATCGTCTGTACGCATTGTTTCCCATCGGCGATTGTGAGCCGTTTAAAACGGAAGCATCGGACTTCGATCCCCACTGTGAACGTCTATACGGACTTTTTCGTAAATGGCATTTGGGGGAAAGAGCATATTGATCTCCATCTGGTAAATGATGTATCGATGAAAAGAGTTCTGATGGAACAGTACGATGTAAGGGAGGATCAGATTTCGATCACTGGCATTCCGACGAGTGATGATATCGTATCTTATTCTGAGCGTCACCCGTCCGATAAAAAGCACATCCTTGTTGCAGGCGGGAGCAGCGGTGTCGGGAACATCCTTCCAATGTTGAAAAGTGTTCGAGGAAATGCACGTTATCATTATACCGTTCTATGCGGTAAAAATGATAAGCTATTCAGAGAATTGAAGTCTTGGAATCTAGCACATATCCAGCCGGAGGGATATATCGAAAGCCGCGAAAAGATGAATATGCTATACGAACGTGCAGATGCTATCATTACAAAACCGGGAGGCATCACGATCAGTGAGGCTCTAAAAAAACGGTTGATCATATTTGTCCACTCCGCTTTACCTGGACAAGAGCAATTCAATCTAAAAGGACTGGAAGAAAAACGGCTGATCATACCGCTTGAAGATCAGCAATCTGAACACGAAATTGCACTTATACTTGAAAATGAATGGCGCCGGAAGCAGATTTTCAGCCGGATGGATGAATATCTCGCTGCTACAGAGAGCTCTGCCAAAAAGGAAATCGTCAAATTGATGGATTCTCCCGCAATGCTCAACATGCAACCTGGGTAA